A DNA window from Xiphias gladius isolate SHS-SW01 ecotype Sanya breed wild chromosome 3, ASM1685928v1, whole genome shotgun sequence contains the following coding sequences:
- the LOC120784127 gene encoding uncharacterized protein LOC120784127 has translation MHWLPLVAMVIASALPFPHNPVSRIAATTTEPGFDDRREHRHDPAARLAAPPLDYNFHGNASETDFKMAAALSQHTNGQNLQSPKDYVKSSVHEETFTFKVGNQGTSQSNSNSGSDDKSSVSLDVPTERGTLRTEDISEDNSLPKDYKADRISRQDSSSFVNFSQKDNLQDSTDRPLQVSATENHNAVRPAANIKGQRGPEPTVPSAQLRDTSPIRTGTQQTLGAGRGLADESLTLEAGLSLGTGPDSILQGEEMFLDAHPRVLFSPSLSPPEHPPLLLMMETGMLEEDWDGDEQEDIDGHIEGHGDRAIERSATLSWADSSRITGEVAHPVKRDKRSHLIDRWRGEKSVCESENVWVTNKTTAIDSRGNNVTILQEIQTQTGPLKQFFYETRCRQPEQQSNASSSKAAGAAAKSPGMGVAGASCLGVDKKQWLSECKAKHSFVRALTKDQNNRTGWRWIRIDSSCVCVLLSRANQAAGRAVLRRNGRG, from the coding sequence ATGCACTGGCTTCCcctggttgccatggtgattgCCTCGGCCCTGCCCTTCCCTCACAACCCCGTGTCCAGGATTGCTGCCACGACAACAGAGCCTGGCTTCGACGACCGCAGAGAGCACCGTCATGACCCGGCCGCTCGCCTCGCAGCTCCCCCCCTGGACTACAACTTTCATGGAAATGCCTCAGAAACGGACTTCAAGATGGCTGCTGCTCTTAGCCAACACACCAACGGACAAAACCTCCAGAGCCCGAAGGATTATGTGAAATCCTCCGTACATGAAGAGACTTTCACCTTCAAAGTGGGGAATCAAGGAACCTCCCAATCAAATAGCAACTCAGGCAGCGATGATAAAAGCAGTGTCAGTTTGGATGTTCCCACAGAAAGAGGAACACTCAGGACCGAGGATATTTCCGAGGATAATTCTCTACCAAAGGACTACAAAGCTGACAGAATCAGCAGGCAAGATTCCTCAAGTTTTGTGAACTTTTCCCAGAAGGACAATCTTCAGGACTCCACAGATAGACCGTTGCAGGTCTCTGCAACGGAAAACCATAATGCTGTCAGGCCTGCTGCAAATATTAAGGGTCAAAGAGGACCAGAACCGACTGTTCCTTCGGCGCAGCTGAGAGATACATCACCAATCAGGACGGGGACCCAGCAGACACTGGGTGCTGGAAGAGGTCTGGCTGATGAGAGCCTGACCCTGGAAGCAGGGCTGAGTCTGGGGACCGGGCCGGACAGCATCCTACAAGGAGAAGAGATGTTTCTGGACGCACATCCACGAGTCCTGTTCTCaccctccctgtctcctccGGAACACCCCCCTCTCCTGCTCATGATGGAGACCGGCATGCTGGAGGAGGACTGGGATGGAGATGAGCAGGAGGACATCGACGGACACATCGAGGGTCATGGGGACCGTGCGATCGAGAGGAGCGCGACTCTGAGTTGGGCAGATTCCTCCAGAATTACCGGTGAGGTTGCCCACCCCGTTAAAAGAGATAAACGCTCGCACTTGATTGACCGATGGAGAGGGGAAAAGTCAGTGTGCgagtcagaaaatgtttgggTCACCAACAAGACGACTGCCATCGACTCTCGTGGTAATAACGTCACCATCTTGCAGGAAATTCAAACCCAGACGGGACCACTCAAACAGTTCTTCTATGAGACTCGCTGTCGCCAGCCCGAGCAGCAGAGCAATGCTAGCAGTTCAAAGGCTGCCGGTGCAGCAGCGAAATCCCCGGGGATGGGCGTAGCCGGGGCCAGCTGCCTGGGCGTGGATAAAAAACAGTGGTTGAGCGAGTGCAAAGCCAAGCACTCGTTCGTACGAGCGCTCACCAAAGATCAGAACAACAGAACCGGCTGGAGGTGGATCCGCATCGACTCGTCCTGCGTCTGTGTGCTGCTGTCCAGAGCCAATCAGGCTGCGGGGAGGGCGGTCTTGAGGAGGAATGGGAGAGGctga